In the genome of Eggerthella sp. YY7918, one region contains:
- a CDS encoding YraN family protein: MNTNPTLQDRAVEAAARFLEIRGYETLATGWKSPEARGTIDLVARDPESDDLVFVDVSARPNSGAGFGDGRNDRETMELLAVSWLAENDFAESVGVRFDKISMIVVGEDRALLRHHINAFGEF; encoded by the coding sequence ATGAACACCAATCCCACTCTCCAGGACAGGGCGGTCGAGGCGGCGGCCCGCTTCCTCGAGATCCGCGGCTACGAGACGCTCGCGACCGGGTGGAAGTCGCCCGAGGCGAGAGGAACCATCGACCTGGTTGCACGCGACCCCGAGTCCGACGACCTCGTGTTCGTCGACGTCTCCGCGCGCCCGAACTCCGGCGCCGGCTTCGGCGACGGGAGGAACGATCGCGAGACGATGGAGCTGCTCGCGGTCTCCTGGCTCGCCGAGAACGACTTCGCCGAATCGGTCGGCGTGAGGTTCGACAAGATCAGCATGATCGTCGTCGGCGAGGACCGCGCGCTGCTCAGGCACCACATCAACGCCTTCGGCGAGTTCTAG
- a CDS encoding ParA family protein: MRALAISNYKGGVGKTTTAVNLATIYARRGLRVLLIDLDPQASATDFFGLYDRAASEHRSAVELLYSNAPVEDVAFETETAGLSVVPSTIELVDQNELLLREQRLRFALDDCASDYDVCIVDCSPTMKRLAFNAYLAAAGDGMVIVPVKLDSTVMRGTALTVRAIESIADALRVPTPAWRILRTCVPGLMTNAEATGAEVLDSYFPDNQFETVIHASSKVCEGSWQWQPVTTFRPDSRPAKDYQRLAEEVLHG; encoded by the coding sequence ATGAGGGCGCTCGCGATATCGAACTACAAGGGCGGAGTCGGAAAGACCACCACGGCGGTCAACCTCGCCACTATCTACGCCAGGCGGGGTCTGAGGGTCCTGCTGATCGACCTGGACCCGCAGGCTTCTGCCACGGACTTCTTCGGGCTCTACGACCGCGCCGCGAGCGAACACCGAAGCGCCGTCGAGCTCCTCTACAGCAACGCCCCCGTTGAAGACGTGGCTTTCGAGACCGAGACGGCAGGACTCTCCGTCGTGCCCTCGACCATCGAGCTCGTCGACCAGAACGAGCTTCTGCTCCGTGAGCAGCGCCTGCGCTTCGCGCTCGACGACTGCGCGAGCGACTACGACGTCTGCATCGTCGACTGCAGCCCCACGATGAAGCGCCTCGCCTTCAACGCCTACCTCGCCGCAGCGGGCGACGGCATGGTAATCGTGCCGGTGAAGCTCGACTCCACCGTCATGCGCGGCACCGCCCTCACGGTCAGAGCCATCGAGTCCATCGCAGACGCGCTGCGCGTGCCCACGCCCGCATGGCGCATCCTACGCACCTGCGTGCCCGGGCTCATGACCAACGCGGAAGCGACCGGGGCCGAGGTCCTCGACTCCTACTTTCCCGACAACCAGTTCGAAACCGTCATACACGCGAGTTCCAAGGTGTGCGAGGGAAGCTGGCAGTGGCAGCCCGTGACGACGTTCAGGCCCGACAGCCGCCCCGCGAAGGACTACCAGAGGCTCGCCGAAGAGGTGCTCCATGGCTAA
- a CDS encoding ParB/RepB/Spo0J family partition protein has protein sequence MAKSIASGFTISGLLDKNTSTRNDYPVERIPVSVIADHPANAAYSMDDAGIAQLARSIEEEGLTDLPLVRKLDDGGWQMVSGHRRKAAYALLAEEDERYAQIPCRVIRGITDEQSVLLLHAANYFVRNLTVSERAAASRALGVEVERMRAENPELSGVRTEDIKAAIISEQTGRKVSGKTIQRQESLARKIEEQLVPEWREAALSDALSADAVNVLAKQSPEEQKRLYGAWEKQPLGKKETTEFLKRETGKSEPRESAKDPVPKPSAPLSSALRALRRYESKVKSTPNELDRKTLEEIAETARKLLEGR, from the coding sequence ATGGCTAAATCCATCGCCTCCGGCTTCACCATCTCGGGCCTGCTCGACAAGAACACATCGACCCGGAACGACTACCCCGTCGAGCGGATCCCCGTCAGCGTGATAGCCGACCACCCCGCAAACGCCGCCTACTCTATGGACGATGCGGGCATAGCCCAACTTGCGAGAAGCATCGAAGAGGAGGGCCTCACCGACCTGCCGCTCGTCCGCAAGCTCGACGACGGGGGCTGGCAGATGGTGAGCGGACACCGCCGCAAGGCGGCTTACGCCCTGCTTGCCGAAGAAGACGAGCGCTACGCGCAGATTCCCTGCCGCGTCATCCGGGGCATAACCGACGAGCAGTCGGTCCTGCTGCTGCACGCCGCCAACTACTTCGTGCGCAACCTCACCGTATCAGAGCGCGCAGCCGCAAGCCGCGCACTCGGCGTGGAGGTCGAGCGCATGCGCGCCGAGAACCCCGAGCTTTCCGGCGTGCGCACGGAGGACATCAAGGCGGCGATCATTTCGGAGCAGACAGGGCGCAAGGTGTCCGGCAAGACCATCCAGCGCCAGGAGTCCCTTGCCCGCAAGATCGAGGAGCAACTCGTTCCCGAATGGCGCGAGGCAGCATTGTCCGACGCTCTGTCGGCAGACGCCGTAAACGTCCTGGCGAAGCAGAGTCCCGAAGAGCAGAAGCGCCTCTACGGCGCATGGGAGAAGCAGCCTCTCGGAAAGAAGGAGACGACCGAGTTCCTGAAGAGGGAGACAGGCAAGTCCGAACCGAGGGAATCAGCGAAGGATCCCGTCCCAAAGCCCTCTGCCCCGCTCAGCAGCGCCCTCCGCGCGCTCAGGCGCTATGAATCGAAAGTGAAGAGCACGCCGAACGAGCTTGACAGGAAGACACTCGAGGAGATCGCCGAGACGGCTCGAAAGCTCCTCGAGGGCAGGTAG
- a CDS encoding DNA-binding protein has product MTKVLKYDNVLTARVSDADFRAVRERAEEEELTRSEYLRYVVRLVTDDAVNAQRGGVLLDGSSMRKLSRELVKWGHHYNQGMHALNSIKFALDHGRGDLEWVSGKLDECALLLTQVDEGRADIAKRISSLEARAIVGGD; this is encoded by the coding sequence ATGACGAAGGTCTTGAAATACGACAACGTGCTCACAGCCCGCGTGAGCGACGCGGACTTCCGCGCGGTCCGCGAGCGCGCCGAGGAGGAGGAACTCACCCGCTCCGAGTACCTCCGCTACGTGGTGCGCCTCGTGACAGACGACGCCGTGAACGCGCAGCGAGGCGGCGTGCTGCTCGACGGGAGCTCCATGCGGAAGCTCTCCCGCGAGCTCGTCAAGTGGGGGCACCACTACAACCAGGGCATGCACGCCCTCAACTCCATCAAGTTCGCGCTCGACCACGGAAGAGGCGACTTAGAGTGGGTGTCCGGCAAGCTCGACGAATGCGCGCTGCTGCTTACGCAGGTGGACGAGGGGCGCGCGGACATCGCGAAGCGCATCTCCTCGCTCGAGGCGCGCGCCATCGTTGGCGGCGATTAG
- a CDS encoding relaxase/mobilization nuclease domain-containing protein: protein MPLLKPIAGHTGCAGIKSYLEKNGRALGIQVMNFAWQEERVFEDVAAAPIGFDWAASMDATRHACGNDTPYRGKPARTFKHFVMSPDPQDGLSTDQVAELAQTWTKRHFADFEVAIVLHDDNEGRIPHAHIVVNNTNLATERRLQTPDPLELNRSLQELAEERGLRFMRDDAVRETDEGPTRKATPGSMQKVYIRRAEREIQKEGGYSWVADIRNRVTVAKALARNESEFMAILEALEVEAVQNSGRSWRRDWIYSLADHPTWRIGGEKLGLSFGQEALRRRFARIAAWHPAPAASRQILSHATNAVELNDLEELKRLADAIETCMSLNARSLADLDRRIERLEGRADDDSTERAGTLREIRAYMAQNRLLPETAQARQQRKPQDKETSTNRSGVKHRSRETQPQQERRREGRGAR from the coding sequence ATGCCGCTCCTGAAGCCCATAGCCGGCCACACGGGATGCGCCGGTATCAAGAGCTACCTCGAGAAGAACGGACGCGCGCTCGGGATACAGGTGATGAACTTCGCGTGGCAGGAAGAGCGCGTCTTCGAGGACGTCGCTGCCGCCCCAATCGGGTTTGACTGGGCGGCGTCGATGGACGCGACGAGGCATGCCTGCGGGAACGACACGCCGTACCGGGGAAAGCCCGCGCGCACCTTCAAGCACTTCGTGATGTCGCCCGACCCGCAGGACGGGCTCTCGACGGATCAGGTCGCTGAGCTCGCACAGACGTGGACAAAGAGGCACTTCGCCGACTTCGAGGTTGCAATTGTTCTGCACGACGACAACGAGGGTAGGATTCCCCACGCCCACATCGTCGTCAACAACACCAACCTCGCCACCGAGCGCCGGCTGCAGACCCCGGACCCGCTCGAGCTCAATCGCAGCTTGCAGGAGCTCGCCGAAGAGAGGGGGCTCCGCTTCATGCGCGACGATGCCGTGAGGGAGACCGACGAGGGCCCGACACGCAAGGCGACGCCTGGCTCGATGCAGAAAGTCTACATTCGGCGCGCCGAGCGGGAGATCCAAAAAGAAGGAGGGTATTCCTGGGTCGCCGACATCCGCAACCGGGTCACGGTCGCCAAGGCGCTCGCGCGAAACGAGAGCGAGTTCATGGCGATTCTAGAGGCGCTCGAGGTCGAAGCCGTGCAAAACTCGGGACGCTCCTGGAGACGCGACTGGATCTACTCGCTCGCCGACCACCCCACCTGGCGCATCGGCGGCGAGAAGCTGGGGCTCTCCTTCGGCCAGGAGGCGCTCAGGCGGCGCTTCGCCAGGATCGCCGCCTGGCACCCCGCCCCGGCGGCATCACGGCAGATTCTCTCCCATGCCACAAACGCCGTCGAGCTGAACGACCTGGAGGAGCTCAAGCGCCTGGCCGATGCCATCGAGACGTGCATGTCCTTGAACGCCCGCAGCCTGGCAGACCTCGACAGAAGGATCGAAAGGCTCGAGGGCCGTGCCGACGACGATTCCACCGAGCGCGCCGGCACGCTGCGCGAGATACGCGCCTACATGGCGCAGAACAGGCTCTTGCCCGAAACCGCGCAGGCGAGGCAACAAAGGAAGCCGCAGGACAAGGAAACGTCCACCAACCGCAGCGGCGTGAAACACCGCAGCCGCGAAACGCAGCCGCAGCAGGAACGGCGGCGAGAAGGGAGGGGGGCCCGATGA
- a CDS encoding polyribonucleotide nucleotidyltransferase, producing MSLCVPIKDLRDTAAFDEMVSTSPTPVIVTKNGYDRFVCVKSSDFSRWEQAEARARLLERIMVSERERAEGKSVDAFEATKSLREKYGL from the coding sequence ATGTCGTTGTGCGTACCCATCAAAGACCTCCGCGATACAGCCGCATTCGACGAGATGGTCTCGACGAGCCCCACCCCGGTTATCGTGACGAAGAACGGCTACGACCGCTTCGTGTGCGTGAAGAGCTCGGATTTCAGCCGATGGGAGCAGGCGGAGGCACGTGCCCGTTTGCTCGAGCGCATCATGGTCTCCGAGCGCGAGCGCGCCGAAGGAAAGAGCGTCGACGCTTTCGAGGCGACCAAATCCTTGAGGGAGAAGTATGGCCTGTAG
- a CDS encoding type II toxin-antitoxin system RelE/ParE family toxin: MACRVRIQPTALRELEGTVEYLLGFGPNTASAFLDEWENVIECLKDGSVEHRLSRFEPLAKLGYHTVLVKGYIALYFKEGEDVVIAHLFHQSQDYASIVLNGE, from the coding sequence ATGGCCTGTAGGGTGCGGATACAGCCAACCGCGCTTCGCGAACTCGAGGGCACGGTCGAGTACCTGCTCGGCTTCGGGCCCAACACCGCGTCGGCGTTCCTGGACGAATGGGAGAATGTCATCGAGTGCTTGAAGGACGGATCGGTGGAGCACCGCCTCTCGCGTTTCGAGCCGCTCGCGAAGCTTGGTTATCACACCGTCCTAGTGAAAGGCTACATAGCCCTCTACTTCAAGGAGGGGGAAGACGTCGTCATCGCCCACCTCTTCCATCAGAGCCAAGACTACGCGAGCATCGTCTTGAACGGAGAGTGA